One genomic window of Roseateles sp. DAIF2 includes the following:
- a CDS encoding S41 family peptidase — MTLLCTPLRLLPLFAALGFGLAAAQPTTGYYRMPALQGEQLLFVAEGDLWRAPAQGGGAQRLSSHAGSETHPALSPDGRWLAFIGQYDGGAGDVYVMPAAGGVPKRLSWNQSAQQRVWGISAQGEVIFTGPNPSGQPGTRLLAADIASARLRALPVNQASDGALSADGRQLFFTRNGLRGDNARLYRGGGIARLWALDLDGQAEARALVDDGHNNLRPQPYRDAGGALRIAFLSDRDGRFNLWSVDAKGQDLRQHTRHRDWDIRQLSLAADGRALAVYSLGADLYRLDLGGGAEPQRLAIGLSGDFDQQRQRWIDKPQDFLSHLAFAPDGERVLLTSRGRLATQGAGPLRRAELPLPAGLKDGGRCREAKFSADSKQVFALCDFGGELEVWRFAADGLSPPQQLTRDAQAMRLQLQPSPDGRYLAHSDKEGRLYLTDLQAKAPAEATREIDRDRHGNDYGELRWSPDGRALAYSRNEGSGWREQLMLYTPADQRLHVLTGDRYDSASPAFSPDGRWLYFLSRRHFATSGRPNPWGDRNMGPSFERGWKVYALALQAGPQRFPFAAADELQPAKPDEKPETKPEAKSESSSKPRLPEIATAGLAQRLYELPLAPGNYSELATDGKRLWLLDEERGSRALKSLPIGPQESKTETLAEQVQAYALSRDGKKLMLRRGAEGATPEILIVESGPKLPTDLGKAQVRWSDWQIATEPRAEWRQMFHDAWRMQRDFFYDKALHGVDWNAMRDKYAPLVERVTERGELSDLLQQLVGELSLLHSQVIAPDVRKGPQEPGLAGLGAELQRVEQGWRVERLYTGDPELPAEAGPLAAPGLAIAPGALITRINGRPAAESAHPSELLRGQAGRQVLLELQDRPGAAARRVIVTPVDAMREARLRLDDWRYGRARAVAAASQGRIGYLHLRAMGRDDIADFAREFYAQVDREGLIIDVRHNGGGNIDSWILNTLLRRAWMFWQRRSPENAPPGSNMQQTFRGQVVVLANEETYSDGETFTEGFKRLGLGPVIGRTTAGAGVWLSDRNRLADNGMVRAAETGQFLLEDGRFIIEGQGVRPDIEVDNPPRASALGQDAQLDAALAWLRKAMSEKPLREPRPGPYPRPLAR, encoded by the coding sequence GTGACCCTGCTCTGCACGCCATTGCGACTCCTGCCCCTGTTCGCCGCGCTGGGCTTCGGCCTGGCCGCGGCCCAGCCGACGACCGGCTACTACCGCATGCCCGCGCTGCAGGGCGAGCAGCTGCTGTTCGTCGCGGAGGGCGATCTGTGGCGCGCGCCGGCCCAGGGCGGCGGGGCGCAGCGCCTGAGCAGCCATGCCGGCAGCGAGACGCATCCGGCCCTCTCGCCCGATGGCCGCTGGCTGGCCTTCATCGGCCAGTACGACGGCGGCGCCGGCGATGTCTATGTGATGCCGGCCGCAGGCGGCGTGCCCAAGCGCCTGAGCTGGAACCAGAGCGCGCAGCAGCGGGTCTGGGGCATCAGCGCCCAGGGCGAGGTGATCTTCACCGGCCCGAACCCGAGCGGCCAGCCCGGCACGCGCCTGCTGGCCGCCGACATCGCCAGCGCGCGCTTGCGCGCCCTGCCGGTCAACCAGGCCAGCGACGGCGCGCTGAGCGCCGATGGCCGTCAGCTGTTCTTCACCCGCAACGGCCTGCGCGGCGACAACGCCCGCCTCTACCGCGGCGGCGGCATCGCGCGCCTGTGGGCGCTGGATCTGGACGGCCAGGCCGAGGCGCGAGCCCTGGTCGACGACGGCCACAACAACCTGCGCCCGCAGCCCTACCGCGACGCCGGCGGCGCCCTGCGCATCGCCTTTCTGTCGGACCGCGACGGCCGCTTCAACCTCTGGTCGGTCGACGCCAAGGGTCAGGACTTGCGCCAGCACACGCGACACCGCGACTGGGACATCCGCCAGCTCAGCCTGGCCGCCGACGGGCGCGCCCTGGCGGTCTACAGCCTGGGCGCCGACCTCTACCGCCTGGACCTGGGCGGCGGCGCCGAGCCGCAGCGGCTGGCGATCGGCCTGAGCGGCGATTTCGACCAGCAGCGCCAGCGCTGGATCGACAAGCCGCAGGACTTCCTCAGCCACCTGGCCTTCGCCCCCGACGGCGAGCGCGTGCTGCTGACCAGCCGCGGCCGCCTGGCCACCCAGGGCGCCGGCCCGCTGCGCCGCGCCGAGCTGCCCCTGCCCGCCGGGCTGAAGGACGGCGGGCGCTGCCGCGAGGCCAAGTTCAGCGCCGATAGCAAGCAGGTGTTCGCGCTGTGCGACTTCGGCGGCGAGCTGGAGGTCTGGCGCTTCGCGGCCGATGGCCTGAGCCCGCCCCAGCAGCTGACCCGCGATGCGCAGGCGATGCGCCTGCAGCTGCAGCCCTCGCCGGACGGCCGCTACCTCGCGCACAGCGACAAGGAGGGCCGGCTCTACCTGACCGACCTGCAGGCCAAGGCGCCGGCCGAGGCCACCCGCGAGATCGACCGCGACCGCCATGGCAACGATTATGGCGAGCTGCGCTGGTCGCCGGACGGCCGCGCGCTGGCCTACAGCCGCAACGAGGGCAGTGGCTGGCGCGAGCAGCTGATGCTCTACACCCCGGCCGACCAGCGCCTGCATGTGCTGACCGGTGACCGCTACGACAGCGCCTCGCCCGCCTTCAGCCCGGACGGGCGCTGGCTCTATTTCCTGTCGCGCCGCCATTTCGCGACCAGCGGCCGCCCCAATCCCTGGGGCGACCGCAATATGGGCCCGAGCTTCGAGCGCGGCTGGAAGGTCTATGCGCTGGCGCTGCAGGCCGGCCCGCAGCGCTTCCCCTTCGCCGCCGCCGACGAGCTGCAGCCGGCCAAGCCCGACGAGAAACCCGAAACCAAGCCGGAGGCCAAGTCCGAGTCGAGCAGCAAGCCGCGCCTGCCCGAGATCGCCACCGCCGGCCTCGCGCAGCGCCTGTACGAGCTGCCGCTGGCGCCGGGCAACTACAGCGAGCTGGCCACCGACGGCAAGCGCCTGTGGCTGCTCGACGAGGAGCGCGGCAGCCGCGCGCTGAAGAGCCTGCCCATCGGCCCGCAGGAGAGCAAGACCGAGACCCTGGCCGAGCAGGTGCAGGCCTATGCGCTGAGCCGCGACGGCAAGAAGCTGATGCTGCGCCGCGGCGCGGAGGGCGCCACGCCGGAGATCCTGATCGTCGAGAGCGGACCCAAGCTGCCGACCGATCTGGGCAAGGCCCAGGTGCGCTGGAGCGACTGGCAGATCGCCACCGAGCCGCGCGCCGAATGGCGCCAGATGTTCCATGACGCCTGGCGCATGCAGCGCGACTTCTTCTACGACAAGGCCTTGCACGGCGTGGACTGGAACGCGATGCGCGACAAGTACGCGCCGCTGGTGGAGCGCGTCACCGAGCGCGGCGAGCTCAGCGATCTGCTGCAACAGCTGGTCGGCGAACTGAGCCTGCTGCACAGCCAGGTGATCGCGCCCGATGTGCGCAAGGGCCCGCAGGAGCCGGGCCTGGCCGGCCTGGGCGCCGAGCTGCAGCGCGTCGAGCAGGGCTGGCGGGTCGAGCGCCTCTACACCGGCGACCCCGAGCTGCCCGCCGAGGCCGGCCCGCTGGCCGCGCCCGGGCTTGCCATCGCACCCGGCGCCCTCATCACGCGCATCAACGGCCGCCCCGCGGCCGAGTCCGCGCATCCCAGCGAGCTGCTGCGCGGCCAGGCCGGCCGCCAGGTGCTGCTGGAGCTGCAGGATCGCCCCGGCGCCGCCGCACGCCGTGTCATCGTGACCCCGGTGGACGCGATGCGCGAGGCGCGGCTGCGCCTGGACGACTGGCGCTACGGCCGCGCCCGCGCAGTGGCCGCGGCCTCGCAGGGCCGCATCGGCTATCTGCATCTGCGCGCGATGGGGCGCGACGACATCGCCGATTTCGCGCGCGAGTTCTACGCCCAGGTCGACCGCGAGGGTCTGATCATCGATGTGCGCCACAACGGCGGCGGCAATATCGACAGCTGGATCCTCAACACCCTGCTGCGCCGCGCCTGGATGTTCTGGCAGCGCCGCTCGCCGGAGAACGCGCCGCCGGGCTCGAACATGCAGCAGACCTTCCGCGGCCAGGTGGTGGTGCTGGCCAACGAAGAGACCTATTCCGATGGCGAGACCTTCACCGAGGGCTTCAAGCGCCTGGGCCTGGGCCCGGTGATCGGCCGCACCACGGCCGGCGCCGGCGTCTGGCTGTCGGACCGCAACCGCCTGGCCGACAACGGCATGGTGCGCGCCGCCGAGACCGGCCAGTTCCTGCTGGAGGACGGCCGCTTCATCATCGAGGGTCAGGGCGTGCGTCCCGACATCGAGGTCGACAACCCGCCGCGCGCCAGCGCCCTGGGCCAGGACGCGCAGCTCGATGCCGCCCTGGCCTGGCTGCGCAAGGCCATGAGCGAGAAGCCGCTGCGCGAGCCGCGCCCCGGCCCCTATCCGCGCCCGCTGGCGCGCTGA
- a CDS encoding 5'-nucleotidase — protein sequence MPATLDRQLVVAISSRALFDFEEENELFEAGDDRAYMALQQQRLDVPAKPGVAFSLVHKLLGFNVGAAAPRVEVVVLSRNDPISGMRVFRSAQHFGLKIERGVFTRGTSPWRYLRPLKAQLFLSANEADVRSALGAGVAAARVLPSGARASDAHPHELRIAFDGDAVLFSDEAEQVYQASGLDAFQAHEIERAGLPLPAGPFKPVLEALHRLQRDKEDAMSVRTALVTARSAPAHERALRTLMNWQIEVDEAMFLGGLAKGEFLREFEPDFFFDDQIGHVESARAHVPAGHVASGVKNV from the coding sequence ATGCCGGCCACCCTGGACAGACAACTCGTCGTCGCGATCTCCTCGCGCGCCCTCTTCGATTTCGAGGAGGAGAATGAACTCTTCGAGGCCGGCGACGACCGCGCCTACATGGCGCTGCAGCAGCAGCGCCTGGACGTGCCGGCCAAGCCCGGCGTGGCCTTCTCGCTGGTGCACAAGCTGCTGGGCTTCAATGTCGGCGCGGCCGCGCCGCGGGTCGAGGTGGTGGTGCTGTCGCGCAACGACCCGATCTCGGGCATGCGGGTGTTCCGCTCGGCCCAGCATTTCGGGCTGAAGATCGAGCGCGGCGTGTTCACCCGCGGCACCAGCCCCTGGCGCTATCTGCGCCCGCTGAAGGCCCAGCTCTTCCTGTCGGCCAACGAGGCCGATGTGCGCTCGGCGCTGGGCGCCGGCGTCGCGGCCGCGCGCGTGCTGCCCAGCGGGGCGCGCGCCTCGGACGCGCATCCGCATGAGCTGCGCATCGCCTTCGACGGCGACGCGGTGCTGTTCTCCGACGAGGCCGAGCAGGTCTACCAGGCCAGCGGGCTGGACGCCTTCCAGGCCCATGAGATCGAGCGCGCCGGCCTGCCGCTGCCCGCCGGCCCCTTCAAGCCGGTGCTGGAGGCCCTGCACCGCCTGCAGCGCGACAAGGAGGATGCGATGAGCGTGCGCACCGCCCTGGTCACCGCGCGCAGCGCGCCGGCCCATGAGCGCGCGCTGCGCACCCTGATGAACTGGCAGATCGAGGTCGACGAGGCGATGTTCCTCGGCGGCCTGGCCAAGGGCGAGTTCCTGCGCGAGTTCGAGCCCGACTTCTTCTTCGACGACCAGATCGGCCATGTCGAGAGCGCGCGCGCCCATGTGCCGGCCGGCCATGTCGCCAGCGGCGTGAAGAACGTCTGA
- a CDS encoding 2OG-Fe(II) oxygenase → MPTMDFVEVYDEVLDAATCRQLIERFEASGQAQRGSTGSGVDLSLKDSWDIQLDQSSGWADARQLLNDAVLGGFRHYLRRYAHVALAPLQLKQRQPSGALTVVEAADVAEMKDELLTALVAKVFRPGGINLQKYLADQGGYPYWHSEQYPKDDRGETLHRALLWTIYLNDGFAAGETEFLYQQRKIRPRTGSLLIAPAAFTHTHRGNMPRGGNKYIATSWLLYQRAEALYGKGA, encoded by the coding sequence ATGCCCACCATGGATTTTGTCGAGGTCTACGACGAGGTGCTGGACGCCGCCACCTGCCGGCAGCTGATCGAGCGCTTCGAGGCCAGCGGCCAGGCGCAGCGCGGCAGCACCGGCAGCGGCGTCGACCTGAGCCTGAAGGACAGCTGGGACATCCAGCTCGACCAGTCGAGCGGCTGGGCCGATGCGCGGCAGCTGCTGAACGATGCGGTGCTGGGCGGCTTCCGGCATTACCTGCGCCGCTATGCCCATGTGGCGCTGGCGCCGCTGCAGCTCAAGCAGCGCCAGCCCTCGGGCGCGCTGACGGTGGTCGAGGCGGCCGATGTGGCGGAGATGAAGGACGAACTGCTGACGGCGCTGGTCGCCAAGGTGTTCCGCCCCGGCGGCATCAATCTGCAGAAATACCTGGCGGACCAGGGCGGCTATCCCTACTGGCACAGCGAGCAATACCCGAAGGACGACCGCGGCGAGACCCTGCACCGCGCCCTGCTGTGGACGATCTACCTGAACGACGGCTTTGCGGCCGGCGAGACCGAGTTTCTCTACCAGCAGCGCAAGATCCGACCCCGCACCGGCAGCCTGCTGATCGCGCCGGCGGCCTTCACCCACACCCACCGCGGCAATATGCCGCGGGGCGGCAACAAGTACATCGCGACCAGCTGGCTGCTGTATCAGCGCGCCGAGGCGCTGTACGGCAAGGGGGCCTAG
- the gspF gene encoding type II secretion system inner membrane protein GspF produces MPAFKYEALNAAGRSSTGLLEADNARAARAQLRAQQLVPLSVAPVEQHGAEAQGGIGFMKRRVFSATTLSVWTRQLAGLVGSGLPIERALTALADESEDQRQAELLAQLKAEVNAGAPFARALASAPREFDEVYRAVVAAGEQSGALGAVLERLADDLEQRQELRAKLIGAMAYPAIVSLIAVVIVIFLVTYVVPQIATVFTGSKRALPFLTVAMLALSDFVRHWGWLMLGLLAGGFSALSWALRNAAFRERFDAALLKLPLMGRLTRGYNGARFAATLAMLAGAGVPILKALQAAAETLSNRAMRADALDALVQVREGAPLGSVLAGKKRFPGILAMFARLGEQTGQLPQMLERAARQLGTEVQRRAMAMATLLEPLLIVAMGAIVMLIVLAVLLPIIQLNTWVK; encoded by the coding sequence ATGCCCGCCTTCAAGTACGAAGCCCTGAACGCCGCCGGCCGCAGCAGCACCGGCCTGCTGGAGGCCGACAACGCCCGCGCCGCGCGCGCCCAGCTGCGCGCGCAGCAGCTGGTGCCGCTGAGCGTGGCGCCGGTCGAGCAGCATGGCGCCGAGGCCCAGGGCGGCATCGGTTTCATGAAGCGCCGCGTCTTCAGCGCCACCACCCTGTCGGTCTGGACACGCCAGCTGGCCGGCCTGGTCGGCTCGGGCCTGCCGATCGAGCGCGCGCTGACCGCGCTGGCCGACGAGAGCGAGGACCAGCGCCAGGCCGAGCTGCTGGCGCAGCTGAAGGCCGAGGTCAATGCCGGCGCGCCCTTCGCGCGCGCGCTGGCCAGCGCGCCGCGCGAGTTCGACGAGGTCTACCGCGCGGTGGTCGCCGCCGGCGAGCAGAGCGGCGCCCTGGGCGCGGTGCTGGAGCGCCTGGCCGACGACCTGGAGCAACGCCAGGAGCTGCGTGCCAAGCTGATCGGCGCGATGGCCTATCCGGCCATCGTCTCGCTGATCGCGGTCGTCATCGTGATCTTCCTGGTCACCTATGTGGTGCCGCAGATCGCCACCGTGTTCACCGGCAGCAAGCGCGCCCTGCCCTTCCTGACCGTCGCGATGCTGGCGCTCAGCGACTTCGTGCGCCACTGGGGCTGGCTGATGCTGGGCCTGCTGGCGGGCGGCTTCTCGGCCCTGTCCTGGGCGCTGCGCAATGCCGCCTTCCGCGAGCGCTTCGACGCGGCCCTGCTGAAGCTGCCGCTGATGGGGCGGCTCACGCGCGGCTACAACGGCGCGCGCTTCGCCGCGACCCTGGCGATGTTGGCCGGCGCCGGCGTGCCGATCCTGAAGGCCTTGCAGGCCGCGGCCGAGACCCTCTCCAACCGCGCGATGCGCGCCGATGCGCTGGACGCGCTGGTGCAGGTGCGCGAGGGCGCGCCGCTCGGTTCGGTGCTGGCCGGCAAGAAGCGCTTCCCCGGCATCCTGGCGATGTTCGCGCGCCTGGGCGAGCAGACCGGCCAGCTGCCGCAGATGCTGGAGCGCGCCGCGCGCCAGCTCGGCACCGAGGTGCAGCGCCGCGCGATGGCCATGGCCACCCTGCTGGAGCCGCTGCTGATCGTCGCGATGGGCGCGATCGTGATGCTGATCGTGCTGGCCGTGCTGCTGCCGATCATCCAGCTCAACACCTGGGTGAAGTGA
- the gspE gene encoding type II secretion system ATPase GspE, whose amino-acid sequence MRHPLPYAYAKANTVLLEDDGNQLTLWAAPEVALATLSEVQRLYALDRLEHEARATLAERINSAYAGSESSAAVVVGEVESAVDLSRMMQDLPAVEDLLEAANDAPIIRMLNALLTQAAKDGASDIHIEPFERASSVRFRVDGTLREVVQPKRGLHAALISRLKIMAELDIAEKRLPQDGRISLRIGGRAIDVRVSTLPSAHGERAVLRLLDKTESKFTLEGLGMSGEVLSAFKRVVQQPHGIVLVTGPTGSGKTTSLYASLQTVDTSTTNVLTVEDPIEYELPGIGQTQVNSKIDLTFAKALRAILRQDPDVIMIGEIRDYETAQIAIQASLTGHLVLATLHTNDAPSAVTRLMDMGVEPFLLSSSLLGVQAQRLVRKLCDGCKRQGPDGHWHPVGCPACGQTGYRGRTGVYELMVLDDELRALVHQRASEGELAIAARAKGLRSMREDGERLIAEGITSAEEVLRVTRD is encoded by the coding sequence ATCCGCCACCCCCTGCCCTATGCCTATGCCAAGGCCAACACCGTGCTGCTGGAGGACGACGGCAACCAGCTGACCCTGTGGGCCGCGCCCGAGGTGGCGCTGGCCACCCTGTCCGAGGTGCAGCGCCTCTATGCGCTGGACCGGCTCGAGCATGAGGCCCGGGCCACCCTGGCCGAGCGCATCAACAGCGCCTATGCCGGCAGCGAGTCGAGCGCCGCGGTGGTGGTGGGCGAGGTCGAGAGCGCGGTGGACCTGTCGCGCATGATGCAGGACCTGCCGGCGGTCGAGGACCTGCTGGAGGCGGCCAACGACGCGCCGATCATCCGCATGCTCAATGCGCTCTTGACCCAGGCCGCCAAGGACGGCGCCAGCGACATCCATATCGAGCCCTTCGAGCGCGCCTCCTCGGTGCGCTTTCGCGTCGACGGCACCCTGCGCGAGGTGGTGCAGCCCAAGCGCGGCCTGCATGCCGCGCTGATCTCGCGTCTGAAGATCATGGCCGAGCTGGACATCGCCGAGAAGCGCCTGCCGCAGGACGGCCGCATCTCGCTGCGCATCGGCGGCCGCGCGATCGACGTGCGCGTCTCCACCCTGCCCTCGGCGCATGGCGAGCGCGCGGTGCTGCGCCTGCTGGACAAGACCGAATCGAAGTTCACCCTGGAAGGCCTGGGCATGAGTGGCGAGGTGCTGTCCGCCTTCAAGCGCGTGGTGCAGCAACCGCATGGCATCGTGCTGGTCACCGGCCCGACCGGCTCCGGCAAGACGACCAGCCTCTATGCCTCGCTGCAGACGGTCGACACCAGCACCACCAATGTGCTGACCGTCGAGGATCCGATCGAGTACGAGCTGCCCGGCATCGGCCAGACCCAGGTCAACAGCAAGATCGACCTGACCTTCGCGAAGGCGCTGCGCGCGATCCTGCGCCAGGATCCGGACGTGATCATGATCGGCGAGATCCGCGACTACGAGACCGCGCAGATCGCGATCCAGGCCTCGCTGACCGGCCACCTGGTGCTGGCCACCCTGCACACCAACGATGCGCCGAGCGCCGTAACCCGCCTGATGGACATGGGCGTCGAGCCCTTCCTGCTCAGCTCCAGCCTGCTGGGCGTGCAGGCCCAACGCCTGGTGCGCAAGCTGTGCGACGGCTGCAAGCGCCAGGGCCCCGATGGCCATTGGCATCCGGTCGGCTGCCCGGCCTGCGGCCAGACCGGCTACCGCGGCCGCACCGGCGTCTACGAGCTGATGGTGCTGGACGACGAGTTGCGCGCGCTGGTGCACCAGCGCGCCTCCGAGGGCGAGCTGGCGATCGCCGCGCGCGCCAAGGGCCTGCGCTCGATGCGTGAGGACGGCGAGCGCCTGATCGCCGAGGGCATCACCTCGGCCGAGGAAGTCCTGCGCGTCACCCGCGACTAG
- the gspD gene encoding type II secretion system secretin GspD gives MTAKLLPLLVSLSSALLLAPPAAAQAPAATRGPALKAQTPVTLNFVNADIEAVTRAIGVMMDRQFLIDPRVKGQITLYSEQPLSVREAYLSYLAGLRGLGFTVVESGGLYKVVPEADAKLQTSAVVVGGEGGKQRGDQILTQVYKLSHENANNLVAVLRPLISPNNTINANPGNNSLVITDYAENLQRLSRIIAAMDTPSGTDLEVVPLKHAVASDIAALVQKLAEGGGAVPGAPGQAGGGSGLSVLADPRSNALILRAPNAARMASLRAMIDKLDQPALDNNAAGNIRVVYLKNADAVKLATVLRAAFGGGAGGGSGGSGSGSSSFGGSGSLTPASQGTISAAAGGLGGSNTSSSNSGSQGSTAATTPVAASASPSTGGFIQADPSTNSLIITAPEPLYRQIRAAIDQLDGRRAQIHVESMIVKVDASKMGQFGVQWQGITGNKGDSTIGGIGTNFGSGNQNIINLSGAVANGRAGIGDALKTGGFPQGMNIGVLQKIGGFYTLGAIANFLEANTGANILSTPNLVALDNEEAKIVIGQNVPFVTGSFTNTGTGTGSVNPFQTIDRRDVGLTLRVRSQVGEGGTVRMTVYQENSSVVGGTSSSSSGPTTDKSAIETTVVVDDGQIMVLGGLMKDEYQDGDDRVPGLASIPLLGQLFRSENRKRVKSNLMVFLRPVVMRDQRSLDQLTLDRYEAIRANQQNAQPRQSAVLPETGAPVLPALPGSVPATPAAPASAPGN, from the coding sequence ATGACCGCCAAGCTCCTGCCCCTGCTGGTTTCGCTGTCCTCCGCGCTGCTGCTGGCCCCGCCGGCCGCCGCGCAGGCCCCGGCCGCGACCCGCGGCCCCGCGCTGAAGGCCCAGACCCCGGTGACATTGAACTTCGTCAATGCCGACATCGAGGCGGTGACCCGCGCGATCGGCGTGATGATGGACCGCCAGTTCCTGATCGACCCGCGCGTCAAGGGCCAGATCACGCTCTACAGCGAACAGCCGCTGAGCGTGCGCGAGGCCTATCTGAGCTACCTGGCCGGCCTGCGCGGCCTGGGCTTCACGGTGGTCGAATCCGGTGGCCTGTACAAGGTGGTGCCGGAGGCCGATGCCAAGCTGCAGACCAGCGCGGTGGTGGTCGGCGGCGAGGGTGGCAAGCAGCGCGGCGACCAGATCCTGACCCAGGTCTACAAGCTCAGCCACGAGAACGCCAACAACCTGGTCGCGGTGCTGCGCCCGCTGATCAGCCCGAACAACACGATCAACGCCAACCCGGGCAACAACAGCCTGGTGATCACCGACTACGCCGAGAACCTGCAGCGCCTGTCGCGCATCATCGCGGCGATGGACACACCCAGCGGCACCGATCTCGAGGTGGTGCCGCTCAAGCATGCGGTGGCCTCCGACATCGCGGCCCTGGTGCAGAAGCTGGCCGAGGGCGGCGGTGCGGTGCCCGGGGCACCGGGCCAGGCCGGCGGCGGCAGCGGGCTCAGCGTGCTGGCCGATCCGCGCAGCAATGCGCTGATCCTGCGCGCGCCCAATGCGGCGCGCATGGCCTCGCTGCGCGCGATGATCGACAAGCTGGACCAGCCGGCGCTGGACAACAACGCCGCCGGCAATATCCGCGTCGTCTACCTGAAGAATGCCGACGCGGTGAAGCTGGCCACGGTGCTGCGCGCCGCCTTCGGCGGCGGTGCGGGCGGCGGCTCCGGCGGCAGCGGCTCGGGCAGCAGTTCTTTCGGCGGCAGTGGCTCGCTGACCCCGGCCAGCCAGGGCACGATCAGCGCCGCCGCCGGCGGCCTGGGCGGCAGCAATACCAGCAGCAGCAACAGCGGCAGCCAGGGTTCCACCGCGGCCACGACGCCGGTGGCCGCCTCGGCCAGCCCCTCGACCGGCGGCTTCATCCAGGCCGATCCCTCGACCAACTCGCTGATCATCACCGCCCCCGAGCCGCTGTACCGCCAGATCCGCGCCGCGATCGACCAGCTCGACGGCCGGCGCGCGCAGATCCATGTCGAGTCGATGATCGTCAAGGTCGATGCCAGCAAGATGGGCCAGTTCGGCGTGCAATGGCAGGGCATCACCGGCAACAAGGGCGACTCGACGATCGGCGGCATCGGCACCAATTTCGGCAGCGGCAACCAGAACATCATCAACCTGTCCGGCGCCGTGGCCAACGGCCGCGCCGGCATCGGGGACGCGCTGAAAACCGGTGGCTTCCCGCAGGGGATGAACATCGGCGTGCTGCAGAAGATCGGCGGCTTCTACACCCTGGGCGCGATCGCCAATTTCCTCGAGGCCAACACCGGCGCCAACATCCTGTCGACGCCGAACCTGGTGGCGCTGGACAACGAGGAGGCCAAGATCGTGATCGGCCAGAACGTGCCCTTCGTGACCGGCAGCTTCACCAACACCGGCACCGGCACCGGTTCGGTCAACCCCTTCCAGACCATCGACCGCCGCGACGTTGGCCTGACCCTGCGCGTGCGCAGCCAGGTCGGCGAGGGCGGCACGGTGCGCATGACCGTCTACCAGGAGAACTCCTCGGTGGTCGGCGGCACCAGCAGCTCCAGCAGCGGTCCGACCACCGACAAGAGCGCGATCGAGACCACCGTGGTGGTCGACGACGGCCAGATCATGGTGCTGGGCGGCCTGATGAAGGACGAATACCAGGACGGCGACGACCGGGTGCCGGGTCTTGCCAGCATCCCGCTGCTGGGCCAGCTGTTCAGGAGCGAGAACCGCAAACGGGTTAAGTCCAATCTGATGGTGTTCCTGCGCCCGGTGGTGATGCGCGACCAGCGCAGCCTGGACCAGCTGACCCTGGACCGCTACGAGGCGATCCGCGCCAACCAGCAGAATGCCCAGCCGCGCCAGAGCGCCGTGCTGCCCGAGACCGGCGCGCCGGTGCTGCCCGCGCTGCCGGGCTCGGTGCCGGCTACGCCGGCGGCGCCCGCCTCGGCACCGGGCAACTGA
- the gspN gene encoding type II secretion system protein N, whose protein sequence is MSTGPKTHHHHGNPSRRWSIGGALAGALIALVAFAPASWLARGLNQASGGHLLLAETRGSVWNGSGLLVLTGGADSRDASVLPGRLEWKVGLQGLGLLFSARQACCLNGELQLLLKPGLGRFELSAPNPSGGDWQARFPAAWLGGLGTPWNTLQLGGGMRLATREFALEWAQGRWVQRGQLDLDFVNLSSRIATVAPLGSYRFSIAADPGAAGVSTLRLSTLDGALLLNGQGSLSNGRARFEGEAQAAPEREAALNNLLNIIGRRQGARSVISIG, encoded by the coding sequence ATGAGCACCGGACCCAAGACCCATCATCACCATGGCAACCCCTCGCGGCGCTGGAGCATCGGCGGCGCATTGGCCGGCGCGCTGATCGCGCTGGTCGCCTTCGCACCGGCCAGTTGGCTGGCGCGCGGCCTGAACCAGGCCAGCGGCGGCCATCTGCTGCTGGCCGAGACCCGCGGCAGCGTCTGGAACGGCTCCGGCCTGCTGGTGCTGACCGGCGGCGCCGACAGCCGCGACGCCAGCGTGCTGCCCGGCCGCCTCGAATGGAAGGTCGGCCTGCAGGGCCTGGGCCTGCTGTTCAGCGCGCGCCAGGCCTGCTGCCTGAACGGCGAGCTGCAGCTGCTGCTGAAGCCGGGCCTGGGCCGCTTCGAGCTGAGCGCGCCCAACCCCTCCGGCGGCGACTGGCAGGCGCGCTTCCCGGCCGCCTGGCTGGGCGGCCTCGGCACGCCCTGGAACACCCTGCAGCTCGGCGGCGGCATGCGCCTGGCGACGCGCGAGTTCGCGCTCGAATGGGCGCAGGGCCGCTGGGTGCAGCGCGGCCAGCTGGATCTGGACTTCGTCAACCTGTCCTCGCGCATCGCCACCGTGGCGCCGCTGGGCAGCTACCGCTTCAGCATCGCGGCCGATCCCGGCGCGGCCGGCGTCTCGACCCTGCGCCTGAGCACCCTGGACGGCGCCCTGCTGCTGAACGGCCAGGGCAGCCTGAGCAACGGCCGCGCGCGCTTCGAGGGCGAGGCCCAGGCGGCGCCGGAGCGCGAAGCCGCGCTGAACAATCTCCTGAACATCATCGGACGCCGCCAGGGCGCGCGCTCCGTCATTTCGATCGGATAA